Proteins from one Paenibacillus amylolyticus genomic window:
- a CDS encoding MerR family transcriptional regulator: MEFTVGKFASMVNTTVRTLRYYEKIGLLVPKNKNDLNQKVYVRDELQKFYNIQLLKSMGWPLNEIKQMLEETEYSFRDMLEMQEAVLLDHRNKINLSLDMMKRMKKVMNETGDINNEDLMLLMNTIRLEEDQRTILEQHFSLNTVGKIMPINKNQQITLDLLNRRLLSFFQTTIHRELRPDSPEVQRELTELLAMVPESIQEFTESDLGMVKQLEVFKALLPVGMVELIGEAIQVLYQDQCEENGEQV; encoded by the coding sequence GTGGAATTTACAGTGGGGAAATTCGCTAGCATGGTGAATACAACGGTAAGGACTCTTAGGTATTATGAGAAAATCGGGCTTCTTGTGCCCAAAAATAAAAATGATCTCAATCAGAAAGTTTACGTTCGAGATGAACTCCAGAAATTTTATAATATACAGTTGCTGAAGAGCATGGGCTGGCCTTTAAACGAAATCAAACAAATGCTAGAAGAGACGGAGTATTCTTTTAGAGACATGTTAGAAATGCAAGAAGCTGTTCTTCTCGATCATAGAAATAAAATAAACCTGTCCCTGGACATGATGAAACGAATGAAGAAGGTAATGAATGAAACGGGTGATATCAATAACGAAGATCTGATGTTGCTCATGAATACTATACGTCTAGAGGAAGATCAAAGGACGATTCTAGAACAGCATTTCTCTCTAAACACAGTAGGGAAAATCATGCCCATAAATAAAAATCAACAAATCACATTGGATCTATTAAACAGGAGATTATTATCTTTTTTTCAAACGACAATTCATCGTGAACTTCGACCCGATAGCCCAGAAGTACAACGAGAATTAACAGAACTGTTAGCCATGGTTCCTGAATCTATTCAAGAGTTTACTGAGTCTGATTTGGGCATGGTCAAACAATTGGAGGTCTTTAAAGCTTTGTTGCCTGTTGGTATGGTCGAATTGATCGGGGAAGCGATTCAAGTGTTATATCAAGACCAGTGCGAAGAAAACGGAGAACAAGTATGA